cccccggccccgcgccctcccCAGGGCAAAGCGGCGGCCGGGAAGGGGGCAACGGCCGCGCCGGGGTGGCGAAGccgggggagcagcgcggggggctgggggggagggggccgggcaGCCGGCGGCCGCAGAGcccccgcgcccgcagccggggcagatCCCGGTTCGACGCCGCCCGACCCGGCCCAGAGCACGAAACCCAGCCCGGGGAGCCCGGGGAGCCGCTTCCCGCTGCTGCCAGAAACTCCTGAGCCCCTCCACCTCCGTACCCAACACAAAAACTCAGTGAAGGGGGAAAATTAAATGGGAAAATTAAATGGGAAAATTAAATGGGAAAATTAAATGGGAAAATTAAatgggaaaattaaaataaactatgaaaattaaagaggaaattaaaatgaGCCATGAATATTGAGAGAAAATTATAATAAACTATGAGAATTAAACGGGGAAATTAAATAAGCTTTAAATATTAAACAGGAAAATTATAATAAGCTATGAAAATTAAATAGGAAAATTAAAATAAGCCACACAAATTAAATAACCCAACTCAGCAGCACAGATCCAAacccagctcccccccgccccacctcccccctccctctgctcccagcacagcaccccTGGGCCCACCTGCGGTCAGGAGCCCCCCGAGCTCCACGTCCTGCAGCCGGGCGGGACCACGAGCACCCCCAGGCCCCCGCGCCGGGGTCACCCTCGTCCCCACCACCGTCCCCCCACCCTCAGGGACCGGCTAACGCAGACCCTCGCCCAATTAGCGACGCTTCTCCCCCTGTCCGCTCGCCGTTCGTTAAACAGGGGTGAAGCGGGAGCTCGCGGGCACCACGCCCCGGTTCTTCGAGGCAAACCCAGACCCCaaaccccggggtggggggacgaGGCGCCGGCTGCCGCTGCCCGCGACGCGGGGAAACGCGGGCGGGCGCGAGGCCgagagccctgccctgcccggcaccGGCCGCGCGCTCGGCACCGCGAAGGCAGAGGCAAACCGCGGCGTCTCAGCAACAGGggctttaataataataataattaacgATCAACGCCGCGAACGGCCGCGGGACCGTGACAGGGGCAGGCGCCCGTTAGCCTCCCGGTATTTCCACGCCAGCGAGGCGCCGGGGCCGGCCGCTTCTGCCATCACCACCGACTCACCCGCTCCACCGCGCGCCGGAGGGCTCCCAGGCCAGGGAGAAACCTCGCCCCGGCCCTTCGCCGCGAGCCGAGGGGAGCCAGGGGCAGCTTCCGTGGGGCAAACGCTGGGGTCCGAGCTCCTCACCCCGTGCCCTCCCCGGCCTTCGTTACCCAGCTGAACTCATCCTCCTCTTGCCAAAGCTCCGGGCAGCTCGGCTCGGGGTGCTGGCACCCACCCGCTCCCAGCGACTCAGCCCTGCCCGGTCGCCCCCGAGCCAGGAGACACCGGGTGGAAAGTGCCGGGGAGCCCGGAGCCGGGTCCGGGACCTAACGGACCCGAGGAAGCAGACCTGGAAGCGGGGGAAGCCGGAGCTGTCTGCGCACGGAGCTGCTGGAACTCCAAAAGAACGGCCAGCGAGTTCCGAAAAGCCCCCGGGGTCGCTCCTTCGCCCTCCCGGGGAGGCACCGAGGGACACGGCACCTCCGGATCCAAATCACCGGCGGCTCCACGCGCGCCTGGCGGTCCGTGGCTGAGGAAAACCCTTCCAGGCTGGGACAAGCTCGCTGCCCGGCACAGGCAGCGCTATCCGGGGTCACAGAAACCGAGGAAAACGGGAAAACCGGCGAGGCGGCAGCGCCAGCTCGGGGGGAAACGCAGGGGGGAACAACCGACGCAGCCAGTCACGGCATCGAGCTGTCCCCTCCCTGATTTATCCCCCCAAAAAGCCACCAAAAGGGTCACCGGAGACGCAAGCGGCAGCAGGGCGAGGCGGACGCACGGGGCCCGGCCTCTGCGCAGCGGCAGGGAAGAGCCCGGGCTGCTGAGCCCCCTCTTCCCTCCTCAGACTGGGAGAAACCCAGGCGGGAAGGGCCGGGAGCGACCCCAGGGCTCGgcacagcccccagaccccccccaggcCTCCCCCCGAGCTCACCTCCACACGCCCGGCTGCGTCCGGCTCGTCCGCGGCCGCAGCCCCTCCAACTCACCCTGCCTGGCTTAAAAGGAAGATGAAACGTCACAACAGGGTGCCAggcccacccccaccccgcggATTAAACCCCCCCAGCCCACGAGAAGCGACCCCAGGAGCCATCTCCAGCCCCAAATATTTCCCTCCTGGCTGGCTCCGTGCTAAGAGACCCCCTAAAGAGGGAGGCGAACTGTTAACACCCCTGAACCATCCGGACAGGCCCTACGGCCGATGGGGAGAGCGGGATTCCGGGGCCGCTGCGCATCGCGCTCCGCGCCGGCGCCGCAGGCAGCAGGAGGTCCCCACGGGCTCCGTCCCTCCACCTCCCTCCCGTCCCCAGCTGCAAGCAACGGGCCCCGGACAGTCGGCTTTCATCGTGTCCCAGCCCCAGGAGTGACCCCTCAGGGTCCCCGAATATCCGCCCACGCCGGGTCCGAGCCCGCAGGCGGGCGCCGAGGACAACTAAGGCTTCAGCTTGAGCCAGGGGTGAAGGATGGTGAGGATGGAGAGGATGGAGGAGGTGAGGCCGCACAGCCCCACAAAGCCCGGGTTGGTTTTGTACAGCCCCAGCTTGTCCAGGGGGATGAAAAGGTCGCAGGCGTTTTTCACCACGTCCAGCAGCAGGGGAGGGTTGTTCCGAAGGACGCGGATCAGGAGCCGGAGCTGGATCTGCAgcctcagccccagctgctgcagcctggtgtCAGCCCGCAGCTGGCGCCCGCTCTCGCCGCCCTTCCCTCGCTTGCCGCCCGCCTCGCGCTCCATCAGGAGCCGGATCTCGTAGGCGTCCCGGCTCAGGTTCACGACGAGGGCAAAGAGGTAATACCTGCAAGGCaggggggagggatggggagaggagagagcgGGCAAacggggcgcgggggctgcggctGGCGACGCTGGGAGCCTCCAGCTGCTTCCTCGCCGgccacagaaataaaaagctggcggagaggaagaggaggggtcgTCCCGACAGcggaggggctgagctgggccggggaggggaggggagcagccctgcaggcagtgctggggggggctcAGAGCAGGACAGGGGACCCCGGGAGCCCCCCCAGGCCAGCAGAAGGGGGGCGAGGAAGGCGCGGGCCGGCGGCTCTCACCTGAAGGACCTCTGGCTCcacttgtcctgctccaggccagGGGCGAGCCCTGCCTTGCCGGCCCAGAGGACGTTGTCACAGGCCAGGTACATGGCCCGGTTGAGGTGGCCGAGGGTGACGCAGAACCGCAGCACGGTGTCGGACAGGTGGATGCCCCGCTTGGCTGCCTCCAGCGCTTCGGCCGAGCTGCCCAGGCGCAGAACtgcgggacggacggacggacggtcACAGGGGGGCCTGGTGTCCCACCCCCCCGTCcccgttcacagaatcacagaatggttggggctggcagggacctctgtggtcacccagcccaaccccctgatcaagcagggtcacccagagcaggctgcacagcactgcggccaggggggctggaatatctccagagaaggagactccacagcctccctgggcagcctgggccagggctccggcaccctcagagggaagaagttcttcctcgggttcagctggagcttcctctgcgccagtttgtgcccgttgccccttgtcctgtcgctgggcaccactggaaagagcctggccccgtcctcctgacccccccctgaagatattgatcggcatttctaaggtcccctctcagccttctcttctccaggctgaacaagcccagctccctcagcctctcctcgtagcagagatgctctcatcccctcctcatcctcgtagccctgcgctggactctctccagtagctcctcgtctttcttgaactggggagcccagcactggacccagcactgcagatggggcctccccagggcagagcagaggggcaggagaacctccctcgccctgctgcccacactcctcttgatgcaccccaggatcccatcggccttctgggcacccagggcacgctgctggctcatggtcaccctgtcgtcccccagcactcccagtccctctccgcagagctgctcccagcagctcagccccagcctgtactggtgcctggggttgttcctccccaggggcaggaccctgcccttgcccttgctgaacctcatcaggttcctctctgtccagctctccagcctgcccagggctcgctggatccagcccagcctgccggggtatccaccactcccgCGGTGGAtacatcagcaaactggctgagggtgcgcTCTGACTCCTCCAGGTCAGCTCCTCATCGTCCCCTCCCCCGTCCCCGTTCCCCCCCCGCACCGGGCCGGCCCCACTCACGCTTGCGGCCCAGGCTGAGGTGAGCCTCCAGCTGCCGAACGCTGCCCAGGAGCCCGGCGCTCGCCCCGTTCCTCCGGAGCGCGTCCCCCGCCACGGCACAGGCGTACTGCGCGGCCCTGCGAGAAAGACGGCGCGGCGTcaggcggcgggcccggccccgggggcaccggggggacCGGGCCGCACCACCCGCACCTGAAGAGCCGCTCCTTAGCCTGGCTCTGCGCGCTGAAGCGCACCCAGGTCTCCatggccggggccgggccgggcccgcggtGCCGCTCCCCGGTGCGGGGCCTCGGCGGGAGGCGAAGGGCGACGGCGCGAAGCCGCTTCCGGGAACGCGACGGAAGCCGCCGGGGGTCACGCCGCGACCGGGGAGGAGGGCGGTGCTGGCGCCGCCTGGCAGCCGGCGGGAGCACAGCGCAGCCCCGCCCCTCCCTTCGCACCCGCACGGCTCGCCTCTATTGGCTGGATGCGCCAAGCCCCGCCCTTTCGCATCAAAACAGAGGCCTTGAATGGACAACGGTAACAGTCTCCGCCTCGAAATCCGTGCCGAAGCCTTTGACTGGTTAATTTTTCCATTTCCCGCCCTCTAAGAT
This DNA window, taken from Opisthocomus hoazin isolate bOpiHoa1 chromosome 30, bOpiHoa1.hap1, whole genome shotgun sequence, encodes the following:
- the PEX11B gene encoding peroxisomal membrane protein 11B, with the translated sequence METWVRFSAQSQAKERLFRAAQYACAVAGDALRRNGASAGLLGSVRQLEAHLSLGRKLLRLGSSAEALEAAKRGIHLSDTVLRFCVTLGHLNRAMYLACDNVLWAGKAGLAPGLEQDKWSQRSFRYYLFALVVNLSRDAYEIRLLMEREAGGKRGKGGESGRQLRADTRLQQLGLRLQIQLRLLIRVLRNNPPLLLDVVKNACDLFIPLDKLGLYKTNPGFVGLCGLTSSILSILTILHPWLKLKP